One Formosa sp. Hel3_A1_48 genomic window, CACCACATTAAAGTCAAAATCTCCATATGGTGTAAAATATCCTATAGCTCCGGAATACAGACCTCGTTTAGAATCCTCTAGCTCCTCTATAAGTTTCATGGCTGCGATTTTTGGAGCACCAGTCATACTGCCCATGGGAAAAGTAGATCTTATAACATCAACCGACGAGTAGTCATCTTTAATTTTGGCAGTTACTGTAGAAATTAGGTGATGTACTTGCGCAAAAGTATAGGATCCACAAAGCTCATCCACCTGTACAGAACCTTTTTTGGCTATTCGAGACAAATCATTACGAACCAAATCGACAATCATGACATTTTCACTACGCTCTTTTGGATTAGACTCTAAGTCTTTTTTCAACCTTGCATCTTCATTTAAATTAGCAGAGCGTTTCGACGTCCCTTTAATGGGTTGGGAAATAACTAGCTCACCTTCTTTCTTCAAATACCGCTCTGGTGAAGCTGAAAGACTGAATTGTTTTCCATTTTTCATGTAAGCTGAAAAGGGCGGTGTAGAGCGCTCTTGAAGCTTGTGGAAAGTAGCCAAAGGGTCGATGTTAGCATGCGCATAAAACTCCTGACAAAAATTAGCTTCATAAACATCCCCTCTATTGATATGGCTTTGAAGTATGTTTACCTTTGTTAAATAAGATTCTTTGGAGGTTCTAGGCACGATATTAATCTTATAACTTGTATGATTTGTATAGCCTAAATGTTGATTATTGATTTTCTCGATATCAGAATGAATTAAATGAGAAAATTCATTGAGGTATCGAACAATAACTTCATCTCCATGAAACATAAATATTTTTTTGGGTTGGAAAAAAACCAAGTCTGAAAAACCAAGACCATCAAAATTTGAAGAATATAACGCTTCAATATCATTTTTCAAATCATAGGAGAGATAACCAAAGACCCAGTCGGACGTCTCCTTGATAAAATCCTCTAATACTTGAAAGCCTTGATCTACGCCTACTTGGATGCTAGACAATCCTTCGACAGCCAAAACCGCATCAAAACTACTATGGGCTTGATTATATTCATTCGAATCAAGCCAAACAACTTTATCAAAAGCGTTTGCCCATTGCAAAAGTTTCTTCTTGAATTCCTTTATATTATCTAACTTGATGTGATGGTCTGTTCTCAAAAAATGAAACAACTTATATTGAAATGTAAATTTAAACAGATATTTGAAATATACTCCTACTTTCTTAGAATACATTACCTTTGAGAAAACATTTTGTACTTGGAACACTTTAGTGAATTTAATTTAACACCAGAGCTATACAGAGCTATTGAACGTTTGGGGTATTCGAAACCAACGCCGATTCAACAAAGCTCATTTTCTAAAATTTGTTCAGGAAGAGACTTAGTGGGTATTGCACAAACAGGGACTGGAAAAACAATGGCATACACCCTACCCTTACTTAGAAACCTAAGTAAACCAACACAAAATTTGCCACGAATACTTATTATAGTCCCCACAAGAGAATTGGTTCTTCAAGTAGTAGAAAGTGTAAACAACTTATGCACTGAACTTTCGTTTAAAACTATTGGAGTTTTTGGAGGAACAAACATTAACACACAAAAAAGAGAAGTTGAAGCAGGTGCAGATATAATTGTTGCTACACCTGGGCGTTTGTATGATTTGGCATTAAGCAGGGCTCTGCGCCTGAAGGGGATTCAGAAACTGGTCATAGATGAAGTCGATGTAATGCTCGATCTAGGATTTAGGCATCAATTAATAAACATCTTTGATGTGTTGCCTGAACAACGCCAAAACATCATGTTTTCTGCTACTATGACAACTGATGTAGATGAACTAATTACTTCATTTTTCAAAGCGCCCAACAAAGTCTCTACCGCAATTTCGGGTACTCCCTTGAAAAATATTAAGCAATATCGTTTTGATGTAGCAAACTACAATACTAAAGTGAATCTATTAAATTTTTTATTGAGGGAAAAAGAACATTATAATAAGGTTCTTGTTTTTGTAGATCAAAAACGTATTGCAGATCGCTTATTTAATCAAATAGCTCTTAACTTTGCCAATGAATGTACCGTTCTGCATTCTAACAAATCTCAAAATTATAGAACTAATGCCATCGAAGAATTCAAAACTGGCTGCAGTCGAATTTTAATTACTACAGATATAATGGCACGCGGAATTGATATCAACGATATATCGCATGTAATTAGCTTCAATACGCCTGCTTTTCCTGAAAATTATATGCACAGAATTGGGAGAACAGGAAGAGCAGAAAAAAAAGGGGAAAGCATCTTATTCTCTACAAAAACAGAACAAGATCAAAGAATGGGAATTGAGACCTACATGGACTTTAAAATTGAATGCTTGGTATGGCCCGATGATGTTGATGTTTCGAACGAACTAATGCCTGAGGAAAAAAACAGCAAGGAACACTACAACCCCCACAAAAATAGAAATGATGATATTCCAGGTCCAGCATTTCACGAAAAGAAAGAAAAAAATAAAAAAGTAAATTTAGGAGGATCGTATAGAAAAACTATTGCAAAAAAATACAAAAAACCTAAAACAAGAGGAGACAAAAATTTTAATCGGCGGAAAAGAAAGTAGTATTCTTAACTTAAAGTCTTTCCAAGTTTAGTTCGTTGTAGCTTTTCATTAACTTAACTTTGATGCGTTTCAACTTCATTTTCACCGCACTTTCGCCTAATTCAAATATCCGTGCAAGCTCTTTAATTGTTATCTGCCTACAATATTTCATCAAAACAAGTTGTTGTTCTTGCTTAGAAAGCAAACTTACAGCATAATTAAGCCTTAAGTGCTGTTGTTGGTCTACTCCACTTGAATCGTAATTATAGTTTAAATAATAAGCACTTAATTCTTCTGGATCGACATAACGATTTTCAAGTTTTCTATACTTTAGCTGTCTAGTGTGATTAATACAATAATTTCGTGTAAAACTATAAAGCCAAGTTGAGAACTTAGATTTGAATGAAAAAGCACTAAGCTTGAGAAAAACCTTGAAAAAGATTTCTTGAGATAAATCCTCAGCATCTTGTTTGTTTTTGAAAAACCGCAAACAATGCCTATATACTGATCCATAATGACGGTCATATAAAGTTTCAAAAAGCTGTGTGTCTTCTTTTTCGATGATAGCACGTACTAGTGCTTCGTCTGATATTTTCAGGTGTTGTTTTTTTAAGTTCAAAGCGATTGGGGTTGCTTTTGCTGATCATTTCTGAAAAGCCCAGTTAATATTTATAAAATTTGTTTAATTACATAATTAAAATGTTAGACAATTCATTGTTTTTCAGTGATTTAAATATACATTTTTTTGAAAAATAAAAAAATAAATACTACTTAAAATAAAAAAACGATCAAAATTGATCGTTTTTTTATTGAAGAAAATACTTTTTCATCAAACATGTAAAGCTCGGTCACCGGTGGCTGCCAGCGCAGCTTCTTTTATGGCTTCTGTAAAGGTTGGATGCGCATGAGATATTCTAGAAATATCCTCAGCAGATGCGCGAAACTCCATAGCCACAACAGCTTCTGCAATCAAATCAGCACAGCGAGCGCCAATCATATGTACGCCTAAAATTTCATCCGTTGCTTCGTCTGCGAGGACTTTTACGAAACCATCTAGGTCCATACTTGCACGGCTTCGCCCAAGGGCACGCATTGGAAATTGCCCACTTTTATAGGCTTTACCTTCACTGGTTAACTGCTCCTCTGTTTTACCCACAGAAGCAACCTCAGGCCAGGTGTAAACGACGCCTGGTATTAAATTATAATTAATATGCGGTTTTTCGCCTGCAATGTGTTCTGCTACAAAAACCCCTTCTTCTTCTGCTTTATGCGCTAACATAGCACCTTTTACAACATCTCCAATGGCATAAATATTAGTCGCTGTAGTCTGCAAATGATCGTTCACTAATACCTGTCCACGCTCATTTAATTGAACTCCTGCAGCATCAGAATTTAAACCAACAGTGTAGGCGCTTCGCCCTACTGAAACCAAGCAGTAATCCCCTTCAAATGTTACTGTTTCCCCTTTTTTATTTTCAGCCTGAACACTAACACGATCGTCAACGCGTTTTACCGAAGCTACTTTATGAGAGGTGTTGATTTTAAACTTTTGCTTTTTGAGGACTTTAGCCAATTCTTTAGATAAGCCCTTATCCATTGAGGGAATGATACGATCCATGTACTCCACCACTGTAACTTCGGAACCTAGCCGCTTGTATACTTGACCAAGTTCTAACCCGATCACTCCTCCTCCAATAATAATTAGGTGTTTAGGAATTTCTTTTAACTTCAAGGCTTCTGTTGACGTTATTACACGTTCTTTATCAATCTTTGCGAAAGGCAAAGTTGAAGGCTTGCTTCCTGTAGCGATGATGGTGTACTTCGCTTCAATTTCTTCATTTTCAGTACCGCTAATAGTAATGTGTGTCGCATCTTTGAACGCACCAACACCCTGAAAAACGTCAATTTTATTTTTCTTCATTAAAAACTCAATCCCAACTGTAGTCTGATCTACAACCGATTGCTTTCGCGCCATCATTTTCTCTAAATTGACCTTAACCTCTGATGGTATTTCTATGCCATGTGTATCAAAATGCTTCACAGCGTCTTCAAAATGATGAGACGAATCCAATAAAGCTTTACTAGGTATACATCCTACATTGAGGCATGTACCACCCATGGTGCTATATTTTTCAATGATTGCGACCTTCATACCAAGCTGTGCGCAGCGAATGGCCGAAACATATCCTCCAGGTCCAGAACCAATTACAGCAACATCAAACGATTTCATAATTATATATTTTAAGTAGCAACAAAAATACAAACTTCCAATCAATAGAAGTGAAGAAAATTCTAAATATTTAGGGCAGTTGTGTGCTTCACTTCATTGATCATGAACATACTGTGTGTACTCCCAATATGATTTAAATTTGTGAGTTTTTCAATCATAAATTTTCGATAAGATTCCATGTCTTTTACATGAACCTTGAGCAAGTAATCATAATCACCACTTAGGTGATAACATTCCAAAACCTCATCAATAGCAATCACTTCACGTTCAAATTGCTTTACGTTATCTTGGGTGTGCTGTACAAGTTTCACATGACAGAATGCTACAAAAGATTTATCTACTTTTTCTTTAGAGACTAAAGCAACATATCCTTGAATAAAGCCCGTTTTTTCAAGTTTTTTGATACGTTCGTACACAGCGGTTACAGAAAGTGCTAAATTTGCAGAAAGCGCTTTATTTGTTAATTTAGCGTCTTTTTGTAAGAGGCGTAAAATTTTCAAGTCTATTTCGTCGAGTTTCATATTGAAAAAAAATCATGATTAAGTTAAATATTGTCAAAAATATAAATTTTTTGTCTAAAAAATTTATATTTTTAGATTTATTTTCTATTTAAATAAATATTCATTGTTTTTATGTCATAATTTTTAGTTATTTGACTTAAAATAATCATAATTATTATGAAACCAGCAGACTTCATTCAAGACTTACAGTATTTCGGTGAATTTGGAGGAATAAATCCTTCCATTTCTGATTCTTCAACCTACACCTTTCTGTCCGCTAAAACCATGTTTGACACTTTTGAAGGCAACGCAGACGGTTGTTATTTGTATTCAAGACATAGCTCCCCGTCAAACCTTTACTTAGGAGAAGCATTGGCTGCAATGGAAGGAACAGAGACTTCAAATGTATCAGCTTCAGGAATGGGCGCAATAACAGCCGTACTCATGCAGCTGTGTGCGGCTGGAGATCATATCGTATCGAGCCGAACAATATACGGAGGCACCTACGCTTTTCTAAAAAACTTTACACCTAAACTTAATATTAAAACAAGTTTTGTTGATATTACAAGTCTTAAATCAGTTGAAGCCGCGATTACAAGTCAAACAAAAGTGCTTTACTGTGAGTCTGTAAGCAATCCGCTTCTTGAAGTCGCTGATATTGAAGCCCTTTCAGTAATTGCTAAAAAACACAACCTTCAACTTGTTGTTGACAACACCTTC contains:
- the pabB gene encoding aminodeoxychorismate synthase component I, which codes for MRTDHHIKLDNIKEFKKKLLQWANAFDKVVWLDSNEYNQAHSSFDAVLAVEGLSSIQVGVDQGFQVLEDFIKETSDWVFGYLSYDLKNDIEALYSSNFDGLGFSDLVFFQPKKIFMFHGDEVIVRYLNEFSHLIHSDIEKINNQHLGYTNHTSYKINIVPRTSKESYLTKVNILQSHINRGDVYEANFCQEFYAHANIDPLATFHKLQERSTPPFSAYMKNGKQFSLSASPERYLKKEGELVISQPIKGTSKRSANLNEDARLKKDLESNPKERSENVMIVDLVRNDLSRIAKKGSVQVDELCGSYTFAQVHHLISTVTAKIKDDYSSVDVIRSTFPMGSMTGAPKIAAMKLIEELEDSKRGLYSGAIGYFTPYGDFDFNVVIRSILYNQDKAYVSFSVGSAITSKSCPESEYEECLVKAKALREALEN
- a CDS encoding DEAD/DEAH box helicase; its protein translation is MEHFSEFNLTPELYRAIERLGYSKPTPIQQSSFSKICSGRDLVGIAQTGTGKTMAYTLPLLRNLSKPTQNLPRILIIVPTRELVLQVVESVNNLCTELSFKTIGVFGGTNINTQKREVEAGADIIVATPGRLYDLALSRALRLKGIQKLVIDEVDVMLDLGFRHQLINIFDVLPEQRQNIMFSATMTTDVDELITSFFKAPNKVSTAISGTPLKNIKQYRFDVANYNTKVNLLNFLLREKEHYNKVLVFVDQKRIADRLFNQIALNFANECTVLHSNKSQNYRTNAIEEFKTGCSRILITTDIMARGIDINDISHVISFNTPAFPENYMHRIGRTGRAEKKGESILFSTKTEQDQRMGIETYMDFKIECLVWPDDVDVSNELMPEEKNSKEHYNPHKNRNDDIPGPAFHEKKEKNKKVNLGGSYRKTIAKKYKKPKTRGDKNFNRRKRK
- a CDS encoding RNA polymerase sigma factor; this translates as MNLKKQHLKISDEALVRAIIEKEDTQLFETLYDRHYGSVYRHCLRFFKNKQDAEDLSQEIFFKVFLKLSAFSFKSKFSTWLYSFTRNYCINHTRQLKYRKLENRYVDPEELSAYYLNYNYDSSGVDQQQHLRLNYAVSLLSKQEQQLVLMKYCRQITIKELARIFELGESAVKMKLKRIKVKLMKSYNELNLERL
- the lpdA gene encoding dihydrolipoyl dehydrogenase, with product MKSFDVAVIGSGPGGYVSAIRCAQLGMKVAIIEKYSTMGGTCLNVGCIPSKALLDSSHHFEDAVKHFDTHGIEIPSEVKVNLEKMMARKQSVVDQTTVGIEFLMKKNKIDVFQGVGAFKDATHITISGTENEEIEAKYTIIATGSKPSTLPFAKIDKERVITSTEALKLKEIPKHLIIIGGGVIGLELGQVYKRLGSEVTVVEYMDRIIPSMDKGLSKELAKVLKKQKFKINTSHKVASVKRVDDRVSVQAENKKGETVTFEGDYCLVSVGRSAYTVGLNSDAAGVQLNERGQVLVNDHLQTTATNIYAIGDVVKGAMLAHKAEEEGVFVAEHIAGEKPHINYNLIPGVVYTWPEVASVGKTEEQLTSEGKAYKSGQFPMRALGRSRASMDLDGFVKVLADEATDEILGVHMIGARCADLIAEAVVAMEFRASAEDISRISHAHPTFTEAIKEAALAATGDRALHV
- a CDS encoding Lrp/AsnC family transcriptional regulator, translated to MKLDEIDLKILRLLQKDAKLTNKALSANLALSVTAVYERIKKLEKTGFIQGYVALVSKEKVDKSFVAFCHVKLVQHTQDNVKQFEREVIAIDEVLECYHLSGDYDYLLKVHVKDMESYRKFMIEKLTNLNHIGSTHSMFMINEVKHTTALNI